The Dyadobacter sandarakinus DNA window GTCTTTCAGACGAATTTCCTGGACAATCTGCGGGGACAGGAACTCGGTACCAAAGCGCGTGGCCTGCATCAGCGCACGCCGGGTGAGCTCGGCACCGCTCAGACCCGTGGGAAAACCGAGGTAGTTTTCAATTCTTGAACTTGTACCTGCCTGACCACCAGGCGCCTTCCGCTCGATCAGTAAGGTACTCAAACCTTCCGAAGCCCCATACACCGAAGCTGCCAGGCCGGCAGGGCCTGCACCAATGATAATGACATCGTAGATCTGCTGCTTGACCTTGGCATTCAAACCAATGTGCGTTGCCACATCGATCAGCGAAGGCGTTTTAAGCAGTGATCCGTCTTCGAAAATAATGGCAGGAAAATCGACCGGGCATAGACTGTTTGTGGCGGCGATCTGCTTGCCGGCATCGCTGAATTCCGCATCAAGCCATGCATAAGGCACCAGATTACTTGCCAGGAAATCCTTTATCTCGTGGGACTTAGGTGAAAATTGATAACCTATCACTTTAATACCCCTGAACGTAGGCCGGTAACTTCCTTCCCAGTCATTCAGCAGCTCGTCGATGGCAGGATAAAGCTTTTCTTCGGGCGGATCCCAGGGCTTCATGAGGTAATAGTCGAGCTGCACATCGTTGATCGCCTTGATCGCCGCCTCGGTATCCGAGTAGGCAGTCAGCAGTACTCTTTTTGCATCAGGGAAAAACATCATTGCCTTCTGCAGGAAATCAACGCCCTGCATTTCGGGCATTCTTTGGTCAGAAACAAAAATGGCAACCTCCTCTCCTTTATTCTGAAGGTCGAGCAGGCTGTCGAGGGCTTCCTGCACCGATGTCGTGCTCAGCACGCGGTACCGGTCGCGGTAGTGGGCTTTCAGATCGCGGCTGATCGCCCGCAGCACCTGGGCATCGTCGTCAATGGAAAAAATAATGGGCAAAGCCATGAGGGCATTGATTATGGAGTGGGAAAGGCGGACAATTTATCCATTAATGGGGAAACAAACCAGAAATTCGGTTTGGCCCGGCTTCGACTGCAGGGTTACCGAGCCATGATGCTGCTTCACAATGCGGCATACCACGTCCAGTCCCAGGCCGGTTCCCTGGCCGATGGCTTTGGTCGTGAAAAAGGGATCGAAGATGCGCGTGCGGATCTCCTCGGGAATTCCGGGACCATTGTCGCAAACCGATACTTTGATAAATTCCTTTTCACGCCGTGTGCTGATGGTAAGCTGTGGATCAGGCTGGTTTTCCAATGCATCCACCGCATTGTCGATCAGGTTGGTCCAGACCTGGTTGAGTTCGCCCACCATGGCTTTGATCGGAGGCAGGGTGTTATCGAACTCCCTCACCAGCTTTACATTGCCTTTTTTGATCTTGTAATTCAGCATTGTAAGGGTATTCTGAATACCTGAATGAATGTCTGTCAGCTCTTTTTCACCGCCGCGGTCCATGTGCGTAAACCGCTTCACGGACCCTACCAGCTCGGCAATGCGGCGCGACGACTCGTGTATGTCCGTGACCATCCGCTCGGTCGTGAGGTTCAGATTAATCCAGAACAATACGGGTGAAAAATCATTTTTGTTGATCTTGCTTTTCAACTCTTCAAGGTCCTGCTCGGTAATTCCGAATTCGACTATGTTTTCAGCCATGTAGTCGCACTCCGCAATCTGGTTGGAGTCGAGCCAGTCGAGGATTTCGTCTTCACGCTCGGACCGCTGCATCATGGAAAGTACAGGCTGAGAAGATCCGGACAGGATCGCGAACATCTTTTCATTGATAATTTCAATCTCTTCTTTGGATAAATGGATCGAGATCAGCTTCCGGAATGCATCCGGCTGTAACTGAAGGTGTTTTTTCAGCAGGGCAGAGCCGCGCACCAGAGCCGCGGCCGGATTATTCAGCTCATGCGCGAGGCCTGCGGAGAGCTTCCCGAGCGCCATCATTTTTTCATTCTGCTGTTCGAGCTCGGTGTATTCCCGTACGCGTGAGGTCATCACCGTCACCAGCGCCTGTGTGAGCTCGTAATTGGTGACGACCAGCTCGCGGAGCTGCTCGCCGGGGAAAGTCATCAGCTGCGTACTGGCTGTGCATTGTGCATAGGCAATGCCCGTTTTTCCGCGCGAAAAAGGCAGCATACCGGTCACGTTGCCCGGCACAAACTCCGAAATGATGTGCTTGGAATTACTCTGCAGCCGGAAAAGCTCGATATGCCCCGAGATAACGACGTGGGTACCGACGAGCGGGTCGCCAGGTCCGGAAAGATATTGCCTTTCTTCCAGCTCGTAGTGCCGGCTTCTGTCGATCATCCATTGCAGCTGGTCGCCCGGAACATCCCGGAAAACTTCCATGCTTTGCAGCTCTTGTACTGTTACGTCCTTCATTGAAGCATTTGTTGAAGTCAATGCTTCAATATCGGGATATTCCCGGAAAAAACGCGGGTCTTAGCCTGTAACTACGCGGCTGTAAATTTTGTACTCGGGCAAGCCATGCATAGGCTCAGCCAGGCTGATCTCCACCCAATCGCGGTTGACCTGGTGCATGAACGCACCATTGCAGACGGGGAAAAGGCGCTGAAGAATGTCCAGCGAAGCTTCGTCCAGGTGGATTTCTTCATGCCCGAGCTCGCTGCTGATATAATGTCCCCGGCACAAGCCGACAGAAGTTTCAAATTCGATCTTCACCAGACTGCCCGAAACTTCCTGCACCGCTACGTCTACAACGATCTCCTCCCGAAGGTCTTCCGCAGTACCAAGCGTATCATCCTGCTCGCTCAAAATATCAATTACACTCATTACAGACGTATTTAAATCAGATAGAAACCTATTTTCCTTGTTTATCTTAGATAAAAAACCATTCCCGCAACACACTGCCGAAAGTGGCACCTGCCGTAAAGCGCAGCATGCTCCCGCCAGGTACATGTGGACTCCCCGAAGACGGACAATGGTAGGACAGGAATGCAGGATTTGATATCTGTTCGTCCGGCATTCACATGCCTGATCTGGCACGGAAATGGTACCTGCTGAATGCCGTCAGAAATCAGAATGCCTGCCTGACGCCCTGTTTAATCACCATTAAGCACATCGGATATGAGCCTCACCAAGTACAAGGAGAAACGCAAATTCGACGAAACGCCTGAACCCGAGGGCGGTAAATCCAACGCCGGAGACCTGATCTTCGTCATTCAGAAACACGATGCGACCCGCCTGCATTACGACTTCCGCCTCGAAATGGAAGGAGTATTGAAAAGCTGGGCTGTACCCAAAGGGCCATCCATGGACCCCGCCGTGAAAAGACTCGCCATGATGGTGGAAGACCACCCTTACGACTACAAAAACTTTGAAGGCATTATCCCGGAAGGAAACTATGGGGCTGGTACCGTGATGGTGTGGGATACGGGCACGTATGAGCCGCTCGAGGAGGCCAAAACCAGAAAGGACCGGGAACGGATACTGCTCGCAGGCCTGCAGGCGGGTTCACTGAAGTTCAGGATGAACGGGAAGAAACTCCATGGTGAATTTGCATTGGTGAAAACAAAGGGCATGGACGAAAATGCCTGGCTGCTGATCAAGCACAGGGATGAATACGCATCCAAGGAGGACATTACCGGGCAGGACCGCTCGGTATTATCGCGTAAAACGCTCGAAAGTATTGAGGCCGATCCGGAACATGTGTATGGTGAAGATGACGAAAAAGGCGACAAGGAGAAGAAGAGCAAAAAGGCAAAAAAGGAAGCAGCAGCACCCGAAGCGGTAAAAGAGCAGCCTGCCGAACCGACTCCCGAGCAGTCCGGGGAAGATCGGGCGGACATTTTGAAAAAAGGAAAAAAAAGTAAGTTTCCGGAAGGCATTGTGCCCATGCTGGCTACGCTCGTGAATGAGCCTTTTGACGATCCGGGATGGGAATATGAAGTAAAATGGGATGGTTACCGTGCGCTGGCGTATATGCACAAAGGTACCGTCTCGCTGCAATCGCGCAATAAGAAATCCTTTGACGAAAAGTTCTATCCCATTTTCGATCAGCTGAAAACCTGGAACATTGAGGCCGTGGTAGACGGGGAAATTGTCGTGGTGAAGGAGGATGGTCACTCGGATTTTGGTGCATTGCAAAACTGGCGCAGCGAAGCCGACGGCAACTTGCTGTACTATGTGTTTGACCTGCTGTGGCTGGATGGAAAAGACCTGACCAACCTGCCCCTTTCTGAGCGCAAGCAGATCCTTCAAAGCCTGGTGCCTGCCGATGGATTGATCCGGGTGGGGTACAGTGTGACCGCAGAGGGTACGTCTTTCTATGAAGCGGCACGTAAGATGGGGCTTGAAGGTATTATTGCCAAGCGTTCCGACAGCCCGTACCAGGCCGGACTGCGTACCCGCGATTGGCTAAAAATCAAAGTGAACAAGCGTCAGGAGGTAATTATATGTGGTTTTACGCAAAATAAAGGGACTTCGAAACTGTTCAGCTCGCTCCTGCTGGGGGTGTATGACGACGGGAGACTAATGTACGTAGGCAAAGTCGGAACCGGTTTCCGCGACAAGCAGCAGCGGGAAATGATGGCGCTGTTTGAACCGCTGTTTACACCCGAAAGTCCCTTCGATAAAATGCCGGATTACAACAAACCCTCCCGGTTCCGCCCCAACCCGCCCGGTGCCAATGCTACCTGGCTCAAACCGGAGCTGGTATGTGAGGTGAGCTTTACGGAAGTTACTTCAGATGGTGTTTTCAGGCACCCTTCGTTTGAGGGAATGCGGGAGGACAAGAAGGCCGCCGAGGTGGTGCGTGAGGTGGAGGAACCTACCGGCAAGGCTGTGGAGCAGGCCGAAGCGCAGCCAGCGGCAGCACAATTCAAACCGATCATCGAAAAACCGGCTGCGAGCTCACGCAAAACCTTGCTCAATCCCAAAGACGACAGCCAGGTGAGAAAAGTGAACGGGCAGGAGCTCAAATTCTCAAATCTGGGGAAGGTTTTCTGGCCGGAGGACAATCTGACGAAGCGAGATCTGCTGAACTACTACTACCAGGTGGCGCCCTACATTTTGCCCTACCTGAAAGACCGGCCACTGTCCCTCAACCGGTTTCCAAATGGCATTCATGGTAAAAGTTTTTACCAGAAAGACGTAACCGGCAAGGTACCTTCCTGGATCAAAACCACGCCCTACCACGCGAATGATGAGGAAGAGGAAAAGAACTTTATGGTATGCAATGATGAGGCTACCCTCCTGTATATGGCCAACCTTGGCGCGATCGACGTCAATCCCTGGAACAGCCGCATTGAAAAACCCGATCATCCCGACTGGTGCCTCCTCGACCTCGATCCTGACACCAGCAACACATTTGAGCAGGTAATCACCACCGCCCAGACGATCAAACACCTCCTGGACGACCTCAAAGTCCCGAGCTATTGCAAGACATCGGGTTCGACCGGACTGCACATTTACATTCCGCTGGGTGCGCAGTATGACTATGACCAATGCCAGCTATTTGCAAACTGGATTGCCAGTCAGGCACAGCAGGAGCTGGATACATTTACAAGCATTGAGCGCATGACCAAAAACCGGAAAGGCAAGCTGTACATCGACTATCTGCAGAACCGTCCGAAAGCGACACTGGCGGCACCGTACTCGGTTCGGCCGAAGCCAGGAGCGACAGTGTCCATGCCGCTGCATTGGGATGAGGTGAAGCATGGCTTGCAATTGCGCGATTTTACCATTCTTAATGCGATGGATCGTATCAAAAGCGAAGGCGACCTGTTCACACCGGTCCTCGGCCCGGGCATTGATCTTACAGCTGTGATTAGTAAAATGGAGGGTAATAACGCGGGCTAGGCGCTATTGATCCAGGTCTACCTTTCGTTTTTTTCGGTCAAAACCGGTGATGGTAATGCTTTGCAGCCCGGTAGCTGAAACGACCGGAACCCGGGTGGATTGGGAAAGATAGCCCGAGCCATAGTACAGTTCCGCGCGCTGCTTGCGCCCATCGCTATACACCACATCGATTGCCACATCGCCGGGCAGCACGGGCACGATCCTTCCTGCCGGTGCTGCCGGCAGCCTGTATGTCAGCATACGATCATTGTTCTGGGCGGCGAGCGCAAGCGTGGCACCGTCAGGAAGCCGGAGTGTGGCAAGGCCTTTGGCATCCCCCTCGACCAGAAAACCACTTTCGCCGGGCGACAAAGCCCGGAAATGGCTGCGGCCATCGCCAGCCAGTACCAGACCGCTGAATGCGTCCAGGCGCCCGCTGATCGACTCCGTTGCATAGCTGTTGCCCGTCATCAAAATATCCTGATGCCCGTCATGGTTGAAATCGCCGGTGGCCAGGCCGTAAATTGTTCCCAGCTGGGCCGGGGCAGGCAGTTTCTGCATGACGAACTTACCCTGACCCTGGTTGACTAGCATGACGGATTCCATGACTTCACAGACCAGCCGGGTAGCACCCTTCATTTCCCCAGGCTTAAACACATCTTTGATGCCCGCTTTCGAATAATCGGCATAGTAGACGAAGCGCTTTTTCAGGAAGTTCATCTGGCTGGTCATTTCGTCCCGGGGGTGTACCGGGTAAAGTTCATTGCCATAGTACCGGCAGAGTACCGGATCCATGGTGCCGCTCCCGTCAAAATCCTTGGCGAACATCGTGACGGGCCTGTTGACGGAAGGATGTCCCTCGGTATTTAGTCCCACATTCCCGACAATATAATCCACGTCTCCGTCTTCATCAAAGTCGGCTCCTGCGAGGCTGTTCCACCATCCGTGGGTTTGTGCGAGACCGGTTTGGCTGCTTACATTTTCAAGCTTTCCATCTTCATTTTTAAAAAAAACAATGGGCATCCACTCTCCGGTTACGATGAGGTCGGTAAGCCCGTCCTGGTCAAAGTCGGTCCACAATGCAGCAGCGACCATACCCAGATTGCGGAGTTCCGGACAAACCTGGTCGGTCACGTCGGAAAAAGTCCCGCCATCATTCCTGAGCAGGTAACTTTCGCCCGGCATGGGATACTGGCCCGGAGCAAGCCGCCCTCCCACAAAAAGATCCAGATCACCGTCATGGTCAAAGTCAGCCGCATTTACAGATGACCCGCTGCCCAGGGTCGCGGGCAATGCATTCGGGTTAGGCGTAAAGTGCCCTTTCCCATCATTGGTATACAACCGATCCTGGTAGTAGGGCGACCCCGGTGCAAACTCGCTGCTTCCGCTCACCACGTACAAGTCCAGATCCCCATCACCGTCGGCATCAAAAAGCAGCGAGCCCATATCCTCCTCGTATTTCGTGCCGGTAGTAAGTACCTGTGCCTTGAAATGCTGCTTTTCGTCCTGCACATAAAATGTACCCGACTGGTTGAATGCCCCGCCGATGTAGCAATCTTCTAGTCCGTCGCCGTTGATGTCTCCTACTGCAATGCCGGGACCATTCTGGGAAAGCAGGTGTGGCAGCAGCGGCTGAATTTTGAAGTCAATGTAAAGGGGGTCTTTGTGGGTAAAGTCAATGCCGGAAATGGTGTCAGGCGCAAACAACGTGGCCGCTCCGGGCGATGGAGTATTGTATGCAGCTGTCGCGCGGCTGTATTCCAGTTGCAGCTTCTGATTGGTCTTTACATTTACCAGTACCTGCATACGTGCATCGGGCCACACGATCCTGACCGAATCAGCTGTTTCCGCTTTACCCATTCCAAAATGGATATCGTTCCCTACCGACGACTGGTAACCGCGGTAGGGCGAGTGCTCGGCATACTGCATATTTCCACCGCTGTAAACCCAAATTTTTGCCCCAAAGCCATAAGGGTTCAGCGGCGTACCCCGGAGCTTGAATGTCAGAAAACGGCGGTCGGGCTTTTTGTCTGAATGGTTTTGATAAATGAATGCTTCTTCGTCAATATTATTGGTAATAAGGTCCAGGTCGCCATCATTGTCCAGGTCTGCATACACGGCTCCGTTGGAAAATGAAGGGCGGTCAAAGCCCCACTCGGCCGATCGGTTTGTAAATGTCAGGTCATGGTTGCTGGCAAACAGGTAGTTGGGTACATGGGCGCCGGGCACTTTTTTCAGTGCCTCCGCAAGCCTGCGCTCGCCTGCCGGTCCCCGCCGCTGCTGGTACTCGGCCATGCGGTACATTACAAAGTCACGGTTGGTAATATCCCGCGGGTACCCGTTTGTGATCATCAGATCACGAAACCCGTCATTATCGTAGTCGGCCAGGAGCGCGCTCCAACTCCAGTCTGTCGCCTGCACCCCGGAGTACCGCCCCGTCTCACTGAAAAAAGGATGGCTGCTACCCGGCCTGTTGCCATTGTTATGCTGCAAAGTATTGCGCATAAACTGCGGCTCGTACCCCATCCGGAGTTCCGACAAATGCCGGTCGTAGTTCATCAGCCCGAACATGTTCTTGCGGCGCTCGTTGCCTTCCGGCAGCATGTCCATGGTGATGATATCGACCATGCCGTCATTGTCGATATCGGCAGCATCATTGCCCATCGCCGAGTAGCTCTGATGCCGGAAAGCGGACGCTATCTCGTTCTTAAATGTACCATCCTGCTGGTTGATGTACAGCAGATCATTGGAAACGTAGTCATTGGAAACATATACATCCGTCCAGCCGTCGGCATTCACATCCACCACAGAAATACCTAGTCCATACCCTTCTTCGAGGATCCCGGCTTTGGCCGATACGTTTGTGAACGTCAGATTTCCATTGTTGCGGAAAAGACGATCAGCATTGGGAGAAGAGCCGTCCGTTACTTTTTTCCGGATGTTGTTGGGACCATTGCGGTTCATCACATTGGTAACCAGGTACACATCCAGGTTACCGTCCCGGTCGTAGTCGAAAAAAGCGGCTTGTGTGGTATTGCCCCGGAAATCAAGCCCGTAAGCCGCTCCCTGCTCTTTGAAGGTATTGTTACGCTGGTTGATGAAAAGCAGGTTGGGCAATGCACCTGCACGCGCAGGACCTGAGCGCGAAATATAAATGTCCTGGTAACCATCCGCATTGATATCCACCAGCGCAATGCCCCTCGCCCAGCCGCCCGGAACTTTAATACCCGAAGTCTCCGTAATGTCTTCAAAATGAATGCTTTCTCCGGGCTTGGTGCGGTTCAGGTAAATGCGGCTTTCGGTCATGTTGCCGCCAAATACCAGGTCGGTCAGACCATCATTATTGAAGTCACCGGCGCCCACACCTCCCCCATTGTAAAAGTACTCGTAGGTAAGGATGTTGAGGCGGTCGTCTTCGCGCAGGTTATTGGCAAAGTGAACGTTTGTTTCGTCTGCCGGCAGGAGTTCAAAAAGGGTATCCGGCTGTCGGCGGCTGCATGCCGCCAGGAAGATCATCAGGAAAATACAGGCAAGTTCGCGGCCGTGGTTCATGCGCGAGGGTTCATTTTTCTTTATTGATTCTTGAAAAAAACCTGACTTCAAAGAGTACCTGGTTTTTTCCGGGAAGATAAGGCTTTTGTGCCTTTTTCAGCACGAGCTGCCGGCTGTCCAGTCTCAGAATCCGGAATGCGCTCATGTGGTTGCCAAGCGAATCGGTGTACACGAGCGAGTCTTTTGCAGGCAGCTGGTAGCGGTAATTTCTGAATTTATCTTTTTTCCGCTCGGTGAGCACGCCGTCTGCATGGTACTCAAACGTCGACCAGTGCTCATCGAAAGAATTATTGGTGTAACTGAATCCGTTGACGATATTCTGGATCGAGTCGGTTTGCCAGGCTCCTTCGAGCGCGCGCTCCTGCATAGCTACAGGCACATTGCACCGGCTCACGCACAAAGCACCAATCACCAGCATTAGTACTCCTTTCCATTTTATACAGACAATACGCTTCAAGACCGGTAGGGGTAATATCTTATTTTTTTACAAAAAAGAAAAACGGCCCCGGCCTGTAAAAACCGGAGCCGCTGTAAACGATCAATAATTAGGATTTTGAACCAGCACCCCATTGCTCAGATCCACCT harbors:
- a CDS encoding FAD-dependent oxidoreductase; this translates as MALPIIFSIDDDAQVLRAISRDLKAHYRDRYRVLSTTSVQEALDSLLDLQNKGEEVAIFVSDQRMPEMQGVDFLQKAMMFFPDAKRVLLTAYSDTEAAIKAINDVQLDYYLMKPWDPPEEKLYPAIDELLNDWEGSYRPTFRGIKVIGYQFSPKSHEIKDFLASNLVPYAWLDAEFSDAGKQIAATNSLCPVDFPAIIFEDGSLLKTPSLIDVATHIGLNAKVKQQIYDVIIIGAGPAGLAASVYGASEGLSTLLIERKAPGGQAGTSSRIENYLGFPTGLSGAELTRRALMQATRFGTEFLSPQIVQEIRLKDSYKTIVLADGSEINGKAVVITTGVDYRKLETKGIEEYTGMGIYYGAASTEASSCGNKDAYVLGGGNSAGQAAMYLSKFARNVYILIRKTDLTSSMSSYLIDQIKGTENITVLGCTEIVEASGDGHLETLRLVDLNTGEQRDVPADALFIFIGARPFTDWIGLEIIKNNKGFIETGREMKSHHRFRQIWKMDRDPYLLETSSPGIFAAGDVRAGAMNRVTSAVGEGSMAISFVHQYLSEV
- a CDS encoding ATP-binding protein → MKDVTVQELQSMEVFRDVPGDQLQWMIDRSRHYELEERQYLSGPGDPLVGTHVVISGHIELFRLQSNSKHIISEFVPGNVTGMLPFSRGKTGIAYAQCTASTQLMTFPGEQLRELVVTNYELTQALVTVMTSRVREYTELEQQNEKMMALGKLSAGLAHELNNPAAALVRGSALLKKHLQLQPDAFRKLISIHLSKEEIEIINEKMFAILSGSSQPVLSMMQRSEREDEILDWLDSNQIAECDYMAENIVEFGITEQDLEELKSKINKNDFSPVLFWINLNLTTERMVTDIHESSRRIAELVGSVKRFTHMDRGGEKELTDIHSGIQNTLTMLNYKIKKGNVKLVREFDNTLPPIKAMVGELNQVWTNLIDNAVDALENQPDPQLTISTRREKEFIKVSVCDNGPGIPEEIRTRIFDPFFTTKAIGQGTGLGLDVVCRIVKQHHGSVTLQSKPGQTEFLVCFPING
- the ligD gene encoding DNA ligase D, with amino-acid sequence MSLTKYKEKRKFDETPEPEGGKSNAGDLIFVIQKHDATRLHYDFRLEMEGVLKSWAVPKGPSMDPAVKRLAMMVEDHPYDYKNFEGIIPEGNYGAGTVMVWDTGTYEPLEEAKTRKDRERILLAGLQAGSLKFRMNGKKLHGEFALVKTKGMDENAWLLIKHRDEYASKEDITGQDRSVLSRKTLESIEADPEHVYGEDDEKGDKEKKSKKAKKEAAAPEAVKEQPAEPTPEQSGEDRADILKKGKKSKFPEGIVPMLATLVNEPFDDPGWEYEVKWDGYRALAYMHKGTVSLQSRNKKSFDEKFYPIFDQLKTWNIEAVVDGEIVVVKEDGHSDFGALQNWRSEADGNLLYYVFDLLWLDGKDLTNLPLSERKQILQSLVPADGLIRVGYSVTAEGTSFYEAARKMGLEGIIAKRSDSPYQAGLRTRDWLKIKVNKRQEVIICGFTQNKGTSKLFSSLLLGVYDDGRLMYVGKVGTGFRDKQQREMMALFEPLFTPESPFDKMPDYNKPSRFRPNPPGANATWLKPELVCEVSFTEVTSDGVFRHPSFEGMREDKKAAEVVREVEEPTGKAVEQAEAQPAAAQFKPIIEKPAASSRKTLLNPKDDSQVRKVNGQELKFSNLGKVFWPEDNLTKRDLLNYYYQVAPYILPYLKDRPLSLNRFPNGIHGKSFYQKDVTGKVPSWIKTTPYHANDEEEEKNFMVCNDEATLLYMANLGAIDVNPWNSRIEKPDHPDWCLLDLDPDTSNTFEQVITTAQTIKHLLDDLKVPSYCKTSGSTGLHIYIPLGAQYDYDQCQLFANWIASQAQQELDTFTSIERMTKNRKGKLYIDYLQNRPKATLAAPYSVRPKPGATVSMPLHWDEVKHGLQLRDFTILNAMDRIKSEGDLFTPVLGPGIDLTAVISKMEGNNAG
- a CDS encoding VCBS repeat-containing protein translates to MNHGRELACIFLMIFLAACSRRQPDTLFELLPADETNVHFANNLREDDRLNILTYEYFYNGGGVGAGDFNNDGLTDLVFGGNMTESRIYLNRTKPGESIHFEDITETSGIKVPGGWARGIALVDINADGYQDIYISRSGPARAGALPNLLFINQRNNTFKEQGAAYGLDFRGNTTQAAFFDYDRDGNLDVYLVTNVMNRNGPNNIRKKVTDGSSPNADRLFRNNGNLTFTNVSAKAGILEEGYGLGISVVDVNADGWTDVYVSNDYVSNDLLYINQQDGTFKNEIASAFRHQSYSAMGNDAADIDNDGMVDIITMDMLPEGNERRKNMFGLMNYDRHLSELRMGYEPQFMRNTLQHNNGNRPGSSHPFFSETGRYSGVQATDWSWSALLADYDNDGFRDLMITNGYPRDITNRDFVMYRMAEYQQRRGPAGERRLAEALKKVPGAHVPNYLFASNHDLTFTNRSAEWGFDRPSFSNGAVYADLDNDGDLDLITNNIDEEAFIYQNHSDKKPDRRFLTFKLRGTPLNPYGFGAKIWVYSGGNMQYAEHSPYRGYQSSVGNDIHFGMGKAETADSVRIVWPDARMQVLVNVKTNQKLQLEYSRATAAYNTPSPGAATLFAPDTISGIDFTHKDPLYIDFKIQPLLPHLLSQNGPGIAVGDINGDGLEDCYIGGAFNQSGTFYVQDEKQHFKAQVLTTGTKYEEDMGSLLFDADGDGDLDLYVVSGSSEFAPGSPYYQDRLYTNDGKGHFTPNPNALPATLGSGSSVNAADFDHDGDLDLFVGGRLAPGQYPMPGESYLLRNDGGTFSDVTDQVCPELRNLGMVAAALWTDFDQDGLTDLIVTGEWMPIVFFKNEDGKLENVSSQTGLAQTHGWWNSLAGADFDEDGDVDYIVGNVGLNTEGHPSVNRPVTMFAKDFDGSGTMDPVLCRYYGNELYPVHPRDEMTSQMNFLKKRFVYYADYSKAGIKDVFKPGEMKGATRLVCEVMESVMLVNQGQGKFVMQKLPAPAQLGTIYGLATGDFNHDGHQDILMTGNSYATESISGRLDAFSGLVLAGDGRSHFRALSPGESGFLVEGDAKGLATLRLPDGATLALAAQNNDRMLTYRLPAAPAGRIVPVLPGDVAIDVVYSDGRKQRAELYYGSGYLSQSTRVPVVSATGLQSITITGFDRKKRKVDLDQ